A window from Micromonospora terminaliae encodes these proteins:
- a CDS encoding glucose 1-dehydrogenase, producing MRAVTVAPGVADSLRLDDDWPEPAAEEGAILVQAVAVGVCGTDQEIIAGEYGEAPPGQERLVLGHESLGRVLEDPSGTLQPGDLVAGIVRHPDPVPCPNCAVGEWDMCRNGRYTEHGIKGLPGFARDRWRVQPRFAVRLDPALAPVGMLLEPTSVVAKAWDHIERIGSRAVWQPQSVLVTGAGPIGLLAALLGIQRGLSVHVLDRNTTGPKPELVRALGATYHTSTVAELDFAPDVVVECTGAPVVVMDAMTKAGTNGIVCLTGVSSGGRTIDFDAGALNRELVLENNVVFGSVNANRRHWELAAEALARADQAWLSSLITRRVPVASYADAYTSGGTDIKVVLDFEQ from the coding sequence GTGCGCGCTGTCACTGTGGCTCCCGGAGTTGCCGACTCGCTGCGCCTCGACGACGACTGGCCCGAGCCGGCCGCGGAGGAGGGCGCGATCCTGGTCCAGGCCGTCGCGGTCGGCGTCTGCGGGACCGATCAGGAGATCATCGCGGGCGAGTACGGCGAGGCCCCGCCCGGCCAGGAGCGGCTGGTGCTCGGGCACGAGTCGCTCGGCCGGGTGCTGGAGGACCCGTCGGGGACGCTCCAGCCCGGCGACCTGGTGGCCGGGATCGTCCGGCACCCCGACCCGGTGCCCTGCCCGAACTGCGCCGTCGGCGAGTGGGACATGTGCCGCAACGGCCGGTACACCGAGCACGGGATCAAGGGGCTGCCCGGCTTCGCCCGGGACCGCTGGCGGGTGCAGCCGCGGTTCGCCGTCCGGCTCGACCCGGCGCTCGCCCCGGTCGGAATGCTGCTGGAGCCGACCAGCGTGGTGGCCAAGGCGTGGGACCACATCGAGCGGATCGGCAGCCGGGCCGTGTGGCAGCCGCAGAGCGTGCTGGTCACCGGGGCCGGGCCGATCGGGCTGCTGGCCGCGCTGCTGGGCATCCAGCGCGGGCTGTCGGTGCACGTGCTGGACCGGAACACGACCGGGCCCAAGCCCGAGCTGGTCCGCGCGCTCGGCGCCACGTACCACACCTCGACGGTGGCGGAGCTGGACTTCGCGCCGGACGTGGTGGTGGAGTGCACCGGCGCACCGGTCGTGGTGATGGACGCGATGACCAAGGCCGGAACCAACGGCATCGTCTGCCTCACCGGGGTGTCCAGCGGCGGCCGGACCATCGACTTCGACGCCGGGGCGCTCAACCGGGAGCTGGTGCTGGAGAACAACGTGGTCTTCGGCTCGGTGAACGCCAACCGGCGGCACTGGGAGCTGGCGGCGGAGGCGCTCGCCCGCGCCGACCAGGCCTGGCTGAGCTCGCTGATCACCCGCCGGGTGCCGGTCGCCTCGTACGCCGACGCGTACACCTCCGGCGGGACGGACATCAAGGTGGTGCTCGACTTCGAGCAGTGA
- a CDS encoding DUF2252 domain-containing protein has translation MTQSADKRSAFIVDVLTEEFGASMATDPAAFRRKFRKMAASPFAFYRGSASLFYADQRGDFASDRFLDDRTSRVWIHGDLHAENFGTYMNGSGQLVFNVNDFDEAYVGPFSWDLKRFAASVALLGYAKALSDRVIGELVAGFARSYLAELRAIAAGGDDAIGSITLENADGVLRRVLQQARLNTRVDLLATQTTIDNYERRFSLGDGVYEIDAATREQVCAAFQHYLGTLPTATARLRPVATNIKDVVLRKGVGIGSAGLPSYNLLLEGHTQALENDVVIYMKQAQVPAVARHIDDERVRSYFRHQGHRTAESQRALQAHADPWLGFTELDGAGQLVAEVSPYAADLDWADVNEPEELAGVLTDLGRAVARMHSVADDESSHDLVDYSTEESIVAVVDGDPEAFVDYLIDFAHTYGIRAREDHQLFVDLFRNGRLPGI, from the coding sequence ATGACCCAGTCCGCGGACAAGCGTTCCGCCTTCATCGTCGACGTGCTCACCGAGGAGTTCGGCGCGTCGATGGCGACCGACCCGGCGGCGTTCCGTCGCAAGTTCCGCAAGATGGCCGCCTCACCGTTCGCCTTCTACCGGGGCAGCGCCTCGCTCTTCTACGCCGACCAGCGCGGCGACTTCGCCAGCGACCGGTTCCTCGACGACCGGACCAGCCGGGTGTGGATCCACGGCGACCTGCACGCCGAGAACTTCGGCACCTACATGAACGGCTCCGGGCAGCTCGTGTTCAACGTCAACGACTTCGACGAGGCGTACGTCGGGCCGTTCTCCTGGGACCTGAAGCGGTTCGCCGCCAGCGTGGCCCTGCTCGGCTACGCCAAGGCGCTCTCCGACCGGGTGATCGGCGAGCTGGTGGCCGGCTTCGCCCGGTCGTACCTGGCCGAGCTGCGGGCCATCGCGGCCGGCGGGGACGACGCGATCGGCTCGATCACGTTGGAGAACGCCGACGGCGTGCTGCGCCGGGTGCTCCAGCAGGCCCGGTTGAACACCCGGGTCGACCTGCTCGCCACGCAGACCACCATCGACAACTACGAGCGCCGGTTCTCCCTGGGCGACGGGGTCTACGAGATCGACGCCGCGACCCGGGAGCAGGTCTGCGCCGCGTTCCAGCACTACCTGGGCACCCTGCCGACGGCCACCGCCCGGCTCCGCCCGGTCGCGACGAACATCAAGGACGTCGTGCTGCGCAAGGGGGTGGGCATCGGGTCCGCGGGGCTGCCCTCCTACAACCTCCTTCTCGAGGGGCACACCCAGGCGCTGGAGAACGACGTCGTCATCTACATGAAGCAGGCACAGGTGCCGGCGGTCGCGCGGCACATCGACGACGAGCGGGTCCGCTCGTACTTCCGGCACCAGGGGCACCGGACCGCCGAGTCGCAGCGGGCGCTGCAGGCGCACGCCGACCCGTGGCTGGGCTTCACCGAGCTGGACGGGGCCGGCCAGCTCGTCGCCGAGGTGTCCCCGTACGCGGCGGACCTCGACTGGGCCGACGTCAACGAGCCCGAGGAACTCGCCGGGGTGCTCACCGACCTGGGCCGGGCGGTGGCCCGGATGCACTCGGTGGCCGACGACGAGTCCAGCCACGACCTGGTGGACTACTCCACCGAGGAGTCCATCGTCGCGGTGGTGGACGGCGACCCGGAGGCCTTCGTCGACTACCTCATCGACTTCGCGCACACCTACGGCATCCGGGCCCGCGAGGACCACCAGCTCTTCGTGGACCTGTTCCGCAACGGCCGGCTCCCCGGCATCTGA
- a CDS encoding NADH-quinone oxidoreductase subunit B has translation MQLPAVLGEPIRFVLNWGRRYSLWVFNFGLACCAIEFIATSMGRHDFMRLGVIPFAHGPRQADLMVVSGTVTDKMAPAIKRLYDQMPEPKYVISFGACSNCGGPYWDSYSVTKGVDQLIPVDVYVPGCPPRPEALLHGILRLQEKIAAEQSGVGGVPRPDRLAPPVDPGPAESTPRPVESLTAPPVRPPAG, from the coding sequence GTGCAGTTGCCGGCCGTGCTCGGCGAGCCGATCCGGTTCGTGCTGAACTGGGGCCGCCGCTACTCCCTCTGGGTGTTCAACTTCGGGCTGGCCTGCTGCGCCATCGAGTTCATCGCCACCAGCATGGGCCGGCACGACTTCATGCGGCTCGGCGTGATCCCGTTCGCCCACGGCCCCCGCCAGGCCGACCTCATGGTGGTCTCCGGCACGGTCACCGACAAGATGGCCCCGGCCATCAAGCGGCTCTACGACCAGATGCCCGAGCCGAAGTACGTGATCTCGTTCGGCGCCTGCTCGAACTGCGGCGGGCCCTACTGGGACTCCTACTCGGTGACCAAGGGCGTCGACCAGCTCATCCCCGTCGACGTCTACGTGCCCGGCTGCCCGCCCCGCCCGGAGGCGTTGCTGCACGGCATCCTCCGGCTCCAGGAGAAGATCGCCGCCGAGCAGTCCGGGGTCGGCGGCGTGCCGCGCCCGGACCGGCTCGCTCCGCCGGTCGACCCCGGCCCCGCCGAGAGCACCCCCCGGCCGGTGGAATCCCTCACGGCGCCACCGGTCCGTCCTCCGGCCGGCTGA
- a CDS encoding pyridoxal phosphate-dependent decarboxylase family protein, giving the protein MIDETTGALPPHGVSAARVLDEIRGLRAGDRPTHGGRLFAYVYDPGVAGLDELAQAAYAESAHVNGLDPTAFPSLLAMENAVVGAAARLLGGGPGTSAPDVVGSVTSGGTESLILAVKAARDARPDLAEPRLVVPVSGHAAFAKAAHYLRVALDPVPVDPATLRPAVADVAAAIRPETVLVVASAPSYAHGVVDPVAEIAAVAAAAGVRCHVDACFGGWTLPWLRRLGAPVPPFDFAVPGVTSISVDLHKYAYAPKGVSVLLHRDPGLRSPQYFAYADWPGYTMVNPVIASTRSGGPIAAAYATLRHLGEDGYLRLAALTRDAVAGLAAAVRAVDGLRLLAEPESTVVCFTSDDPGLDLFVLVDELTARGWHTQPQLAYAGLPASVHLTVTAAVAPRVAEFGPALAEAVAAARTAGPVVLPPDLLALAASLTPEALTPDLVAGLAAGLGLDRAATPGRMAVVNTLLDAAPVRLRERLLAEFVGLLQRPTW; this is encoded by the coding sequence ATGATCGACGAAACGACGGGGGCGCTGCCACCGCACGGGGTTTCGGCCGCGCGGGTGCTTGACGAGATTCGGGGGCTTCGGGCGGGTGATCGGCCTACGCACGGTGGGCGGCTGTTCGCTTACGTCTACGACCCCGGGGTGGCGGGGCTGGACGAGCTGGCGCAGGCCGCGTATGCCGAGAGCGCGCACGTCAACGGTCTCGACCCGACCGCTTTTCCGTCCCTGCTGGCCATGGAGAACGCGGTGGTCGGCGCGGCCGCCCGGCTGCTCGGCGGCGGCCCCGGCACGTCCGCGCCGGACGTGGTCGGCAGCGTCACCAGCGGCGGCACCGAGTCGCTGATCCTGGCCGTCAAGGCGGCCCGGGACGCCCGGCCCGACCTCGCCGAGCCGCGCCTCGTGGTGCCGGTCAGCGGGCACGCCGCCTTCGCCAAGGCGGCCCACTACCTGCGGGTGGCCCTCGACCCGGTGCCCGTGGACCCGGCGACCCTGCGCCCGGCCGTCGCCGACGTGGCCGCCGCGATCCGGCCGGAGACCGTGCTGGTGGTCGCCTCCGCACCGTCGTACGCGCACGGTGTGGTCGACCCGGTGGCGGAGATCGCGGCCGTGGCGGCGGCGGCCGGGGTGCGCTGCCACGTGGACGCCTGCTTCGGGGGCTGGACACTGCCCTGGCTGCGCCGGCTCGGCGCGCCGGTGCCCCCGTTCGACTTCGCCGTGCCCGGCGTCACCTCGATCTCGGTCGACCTGCACAAGTACGCGTACGCCCCCAAGGGGGTGTCGGTGCTGCTGCACCGGGATCCGGGGCTGCGGTCGCCGCAGTACTTCGCGTACGCGGACTGGCCCGGCTACACGATGGTCAACCCGGTGATCGCCTCGACCCGGTCGGGCGGGCCGATCGCCGCCGCGTACGCGACCCTGCGGCATCTCGGCGAGGACGGCTACCTGCGGCTGGCCGCGCTGACCCGGGACGCGGTCGCCGGGCTGGCCGCCGCGGTCCGCGCGGTCGACGGGCTGCGGCTGCTGGCCGAGCCGGAGTCGACCGTGGTCTGCTTCACCTCCGACGACCCGGGGCTGGATCTGTTCGTGCTGGTGGACGAGCTGACCGCCCGGGGCTGGCACACGCAGCCGCAGCTCGCGTACGCCGGCCTGCCGGCCAGCGTGCACCTCACGGTGACCGCGGCCGTGGCCCCGCGGGTGGCCGAGTTCGGCCCGGCACTGGCCGAGGCGGTGGCGGCGGCCCGCACGGCCGGGCCCGTCGTGCTCCCACCGGACCTGCTGGCGCTCGCCGCGAGCCTGACCCCGGAGGCGCTCACCCCGGACCTGGTCGCCGGACTCGCCGCGGGCCTGGGGCTCGACCGGGCGGCGACGCCCGGACGGATGGCGGTGGTGAACACGTTGCTGGACGCCGCGCCGGTACGGCTGCGGGAGCGCCTGCTGGCCGAGTTCGTCGGGTTGTTGCAACGCCCGACCTGGTGA
- a CDS encoding MGMT family protein has translation MTPDEYVEAVLDLVERIPPGRVMSYGAVADALAERSGRASARLVGSIMARHGGGVPWHRVVNAAGRLPPGHEVEARARLRAEGCPLRPAGVDMAAASWSPDEGM, from the coding sequence GTGACACCTGACGAGTACGTCGAGGCGGTGCTGGACCTGGTCGAGCGGATCCCGCCGGGCCGGGTGATGTCGTACGGGGCGGTGGCCGACGCCCTGGCCGAGCGGTCGGGGCGGGCGTCGGCCCGGCTGGTCGGCTCGATCATGGCCCGGCACGGTGGCGGGGTGCCGTGGCACCGGGTGGTGAACGCGGCCGGCCGGCTGCCACCGGGGCACGAGGTGGAGGCGCGGGCCCGGCTGCGCGCCGAGGGCTGCCCGCTGCGCCCCGCCGGTGTGGACATGGCGGCGGCCTCCTGGTCGCCCGACGAGGGGATGTGA
- the proB gene encoding glutamate 5-kinase, whose product MGTRRGVADRSAQNGPVREAVTSARRIVVKIGSSSLTTPAGGLDDTRVDALVDTLGALATTGREVVLVSSGAIAAGLAPLGLPRRPRDLATQQAAASVGQGLLIGRYAAAFARHRLTVGQVLLTVDDVTRRAHYRNAYRTLRKLLDLRAVPIVNENDTVATEEIRFGDNDRLAALVAALVDADLLVLLSDVDALWTGDPARAGSTRITEVHGEGDLAGVDIGGAGRAGVGTGGMVTKVEAARIATGFGIPVVLTAAPLAAPALAGEPVGTFFHPSSRRPAARLFWLAHATAPRGRLHLDPGAVQAVVGRRKSLLPAGITAVDGAFTAGDPVDLVDTEGAPVARGLVNYDAIELPGLLGRSTSELAAALGPAYEREVVHRDDLVLL is encoded by the coding sequence ATGGGAACGCGACGAGGTGTGGCGGACCGCAGCGCGCAGAATGGTCCGGTGCGCGAAGCAGTCACCTCGGCCCGCCGGATCGTCGTCAAGATCGGCTCGTCCTCGCTGACCACCCCGGCGGGCGGCCTCGACGACACCCGGGTCGACGCGCTGGTCGACACCCTCGGCGCGCTGGCCACCACCGGACGCGAGGTGGTGCTGGTCTCCTCCGGGGCGATCGCCGCCGGCCTGGCCCCCCTGGGGCTGCCCCGGCGTCCCCGCGACCTGGCCACGCAGCAGGCCGCCGCGAGCGTCGGGCAGGGCCTGCTCATCGGCCGGTACGCGGCGGCCTTCGCCCGGCACCGGCTCACCGTCGGGCAGGTGCTGCTCACCGTCGACGACGTGACCCGGCGGGCGCACTACCGCAACGCGTACCGGACCCTGCGCAAGCTGCTCGACCTCCGGGCCGTGCCGATCGTCAACGAGAACGACACGGTGGCCACGGAGGAGATCCGGTTCGGCGACAACGACCGGCTCGCCGCGCTGGTCGCCGCCCTGGTCGACGCCGACCTGCTGGTGCTGCTGTCGGACGTCGACGCGCTCTGGACCGGCGACCCGGCCCGCGCCGGCAGCACCCGGATCACCGAGGTGCACGGCGAGGGCGACCTGGCCGGCGTCGACATCGGCGGCGCCGGCCGTGCCGGGGTGGGCACCGGCGGCATGGTCACCAAGGTCGAGGCGGCCCGGATCGCCACCGGCTTCGGCATCCCGGTGGTGCTGACGGCCGCGCCGCTGGCCGCGCCGGCGCTGGCCGGCGAGCCGGTCGGCACCTTCTTCCACCCGAGCAGCCGGCGCCCGGCCGCGCGGCTCTTCTGGCTGGCGCACGCCACCGCGCCGCGCGGCCGGCTGCACCTCGACCCGGGCGCCGTGCAGGCCGTGGTGGGCCGGCGCAAGTCCCTGCTCCCGGCCGGGATCACCGCGGTCGACGGCGCGTTCACCGCCGGGGACCCGGTGGACCTCGTCGACACCGAGGGCGCACCGGTCGCCCGCGGGCTGGTCAACTACGACGCGATCGAGCTGCCCGGGCTGCTCGGCCGCTCCACCTCGGAACTCGCCGCGGCGCTCGGCCCGGCGTACGAACGGGAGGTCGTCCACCGCGACGACCTCGTGCTGCTGTGA
- a CDS encoding glutamate-5-semialdehyde dehydrogenase: MSVVEQARRARGAAEDLAVATRTVKDAALHAMADALVARTPEILTANAADLAAGREAGLSAAVLDRLALDEGRVAGIGDALRQMAALPDPVGEVVRGATLPNGLELRQIRVPFGVVGIIYEGRPNVTVDAAGICLKSGNAALLRGSSSAAHSNAALVAVLRDAVAGAGLPADAVQLLDASTRDSVKELMRARGLVDVLIPRGGASLIRTVVEESTVPVIETGVGNCHVYVDAAADLAKAVALTLNSKTQRLSTCNTAESLLVHAGVADAFLPAVLTAFADAGVTVHGDARVAAYSDAVVPATEEDFDTEYLSADISVAVVDSLDAAVAHIRRHGTGHTEAIVTDSQPAAREFVARVDAAAVMVNASTRFTDGGEFGFGAEIGISTQKLHARGPMGLPELTSTKYVVTGDGHLR; the protein is encoded by the coding sequence ATGAGCGTCGTCGAGCAGGCCCGGCGGGCCCGGGGCGCGGCGGAGGATCTCGCCGTCGCCACCCGTACCGTCAAGGACGCCGCGCTGCACGCGATGGCCGATGCGCTGGTGGCGCGTACCCCGGAGATCCTGACCGCCAACGCGGCGGACCTGGCGGCGGGGCGCGAGGCCGGGCTGAGCGCGGCCGTGCTGGACCGGCTGGCCCTCGACGAGGGCCGGGTGGCCGGCATCGGCGACGCGCTGCGGCAGATGGCCGCGCTGCCCGACCCGGTCGGCGAGGTGGTCCGCGGCGCGACCCTGCCCAACGGGCTGGAGCTGCGCCAGATCCGGGTGCCGTTCGGGGTGGTCGGCATCATCTACGAGGGCCGCCCCAACGTGACCGTCGACGCGGCCGGGATCTGCCTGAAGTCCGGCAACGCCGCGCTCCTGCGCGGCTCCTCCTCGGCGGCGCACTCCAACGCCGCCCTCGTCGCGGTGCTCCGCGACGCGGTCGCCGGCGCCGGCCTGCCGGCCGACGCCGTGCAGCTCCTGGACGCCAGCACCCGCGACTCGGTCAAGGAGCTGATGCGCGCCCGGGGCCTGGTCGACGTGCTGATCCCGCGCGGTGGCGCCTCGCTCATCCGGACCGTCGTCGAGGAGTCGACCGTGCCGGTGATCGAGACCGGGGTGGGCAACTGCCACGTCTACGTGGACGCCGCGGCGGACCTGGCCAAGGCCGTGGCGCTCACCCTGAACTCGAAGACCCAGCGGCTGTCCACCTGCAACACGGCCGAGTCCCTGCTGGTGCACGCGGGCGTCGCGGACGCCTTCCTGCCGGCCGTGCTGACCGCCTTCGCCGACGCCGGGGTGACCGTGCACGGCGACGCCCGGGTGGCCGCCTACTCGGACGCCGTGGTGCCGGCCACCGAGGAGGACTTCGACACCGAATACCTCTCCGCCGACATCTCGGTCGCGGTGGTCGACTCGCTGGACGCGGCCGTCGCGCACATCCGGCGGCACGGCACCGGGCACACCGAGGCGATCGTCACCGACTCCCAGCCGGCGGCCCGCGAGTTCGTGGCCCGGGTGGACGCCGCCGCCGTGATGGTGAACGCCTCGACCCGGTTCACCGACGGCGGCGAGTTCGGCTTCGGCGCCGAGATCGGCATCTCCACGCAGAAGCTGCACGCCCGCGGCCCCATGGGGCTGCCCGAGCTGACCAGCACCAAGTACGTGGTCACCGGCGACGGCCACCTGCGCTGA
- the moeZ gene encoding adenylyltransferase/sulfurtransferase MoeZ: MADPYRDERQWRGPTADPGESTVSLPPLVEPAAELTVDEIRRYSRHLIIPDVGVEGQKRLKNARVLCVGAGGLGSPALLYLAAAGVGTLGIIDFDTVDESNLQRQIIHGVSDVGRSKAESAAASIREINPLVNVEIHNTALDRDNVREIFSQYDLIVDGTDNFATRYMVNDAAVLLGKPYVWGSIYRFDGQASVFWAEHGPCYRCLYPEPPPPGMVPSCAEGGVLGVLCASIGSIQVNEAIKLLAGIGEPLVGRLMVYDALEMSYRKIKVRKDPNCVLCGENPTVTDLLEDYEDFCGAVSDEAQEAVVDSTITALELKEWQDAGKDIFLVDVREPAEYEIVRIPGATLIPKGEIISGEALAKLPQDKQIVLHCKSGVRSAEALAALKAAGFRDAVHVQGGVLSWIKQIDPALPAY; the protein is encoded by the coding sequence ATGGCCGATCCCTACCGGGACGAGCGACAATGGCGCGGTCCCACCGCCGATCCCGGGGAGTCCACCGTGTCGTTGCCCCCGCTCGTCGAGCCCGCCGCCGAGCTGACCGTAGACGAGATCCGTCGCTACTCCCGCCACCTCATCATCCCGGACGTCGGGGTCGAGGGGCAGAAGCGGCTGAAGAACGCCCGGGTGCTCTGTGTGGGCGCCGGCGGCCTCGGCTCGCCGGCCCTCCTCTACCTGGCCGCCGCCGGCGTCGGCACGCTCGGCATCATCGACTTCGACACCGTCGACGAGTCCAACCTCCAGCGCCAGATCATCCACGGCGTCTCCGACGTCGGCCGGTCCAAGGCCGAGTCCGCCGCCGCCTCGATCCGCGAGATCAACCCGCTGGTCAACGTCGAGATCCACAACACGGCGCTGGACCGCGACAACGTGCGGGAGATCTTCTCCCAGTACGACCTGATCGTCGACGGCACCGACAACTTCGCCACCCGCTACATGGTCAACGACGCGGCGGTGCTGCTCGGCAAGCCGTACGTCTGGGGTTCGATCTACCGGTTCGACGGCCAGGCGTCGGTGTTCTGGGCCGAGCACGGTCCGTGCTACCGCTGCCTCTACCCGGAGCCGCCGCCGCCCGGCATGGTTCCGTCCTGCGCCGAGGGCGGCGTGCTCGGTGTGCTCTGCGCGTCGATCGGGTCGATCCAGGTCAACGAGGCGATCAAGCTGCTGGCCGGCATCGGCGAGCCGCTGGTCGGCCGGCTGATGGTCTACGACGCCCTGGAGATGAGCTACCGCAAGATCAAGGTCCGCAAGGACCCGAACTGCGTGCTCTGCGGCGAGAACCCGACGGTCACCGACCTGCTGGAGGACTACGAGGACTTCTGCGGCGCGGTCTCCGACGAGGCGCAGGAGGCGGTGGTCGACTCGACCATCACCGCACTGGAGCTGAAGGAGTGGCAGGACGCCGGCAAGGACATCTTCCTGGTCGACGTCCGTGAGCCGGCCGAGTACGAGATCGTCCGGATCCCCGGCGCCACCCTCATCCCCAAGGGCGAGATCATCTCGGGCGAGGCGCTGGCGAAGCTCCCGCAGGACAAGCAGATCGTGCTGCACTGCAAGTCCGGCGTCCGCTCCGCCGAGGCGCTCGCGGCGCTCAAGGCCGCCGGCTTCCGGGACGCCGTCCACGTCCAGGGCGGCGTGCTCTCCTGGATCAAGCAGATCGACCCGGCGCTGCCGGCCTACTGA
- a CDS encoding DUF3152 domain-containing protein — protein sequence MTSSSPYDPPAEPRPPRLDFDRPPAHPGTAPVRPGLRRMRRRRRRTVLLAVALLVAGAGAAGVTRLAGPDLLGRHPLAADPSLANGTGAGSGSEPRGYPTAGTGSFAAADGRSPVRGDDGPLRRYRVEVERDTGQDVDEFAATVDAVLGDPRSWIASGELRVQRVPEAEAADFTIYLATPATSEGMCAEGGLSTERYTSCRLPGRVVINLARWMEAVPDYGAPLEVYRTYVINHEVGHEFGELHQACPGPGAPAPVMQQQTYGLDGCVANAWPYVDGVRYSGEPTDGV from the coding sequence ATGACGTCGTCGTCCCCTTACGACCCGCCTGCCGAGCCCCGCCCGCCCCGGCTCGACTTCGACCGCCCGCCGGCCCACCCCGGCACGGCGCCGGTTCGGCCCGGCCTGCGCCGGATGCGCCGCCGGCGCCGCCGGACCGTGCTGCTCGCGGTGGCGCTGCTGGTCGCGGGTGCCGGCGCGGCCGGGGTGACCCGGCTGGCCGGGCCGGACCTGCTCGGCCGGCACCCGCTGGCCGCGGACCCGTCCCTGGCCAACGGCACGGGCGCCGGGTCCGGGAGCGAGCCCCGCGGTTACCCCACCGCCGGCACCGGCAGCTTCGCCGCCGCCGACGGCCGCTCGCCGGTACGCGGCGACGACGGCCCGCTGCGCCGCTACCGCGTCGAGGTCGAGCGGGACACCGGGCAGGACGTCGACGAGTTCGCCGCCACCGTGGACGCGGTGCTCGGCGACCCGCGCAGCTGGATCGCCTCCGGGGAGCTGCGGGTGCAGCGGGTGCCCGAGGCCGAGGCCGCCGACTTCACCATCTACCTGGCCACCCCGGCCACCTCGGAGGGCATGTGCGCCGAGGGCGGGCTCAGCACCGAGCGCTACACCTCCTGCCGGCTGCCCGGCCGGGTCGTCATCAACCTGGCCCGCTGGATGGAGGCGGTGCCCGACTACGGCGCCCCGCTGGAGGTCTACCGGACCTACGTGATCAACCACGAGGTCGGGCACGAGTTCGGCGAGCTGCACCAGGCCTGTCCCGGGCCCGGCGCGCCCGCCCCGGTCATGCAGCAGCAGACGTACGGGCTGGACGGCTGCGTGGCGAACGCCTGGCCGTACGTCGACGGGGTTCGCTATTCCGGTGAGCCCACCGACGGGGTCTGA
- a CDS encoding DUF3152 domain-containing protein: protein MPTSVRPRAARPTAPPAGRWRSAVVVCAFLVAAAVGIGVALQRPSVGAEALVSAGSAAQPPLPAARPASSAPPASSPSPSASPDPVPSTPVLRLPGPVPAHGRGSFGYDDRTGGVLGRAGVLRRFRVAVENGSGEDAHAFGDAVQRALTGPGSWVDSGQLRMQRVGPGSRADFTIYLATRDTAGRLCRAGGIDIRVGGVPYTSCRVTGKVVINLDRWRTSAPHLVAAKLPLDTYRLYVINHEVGHQLGHHHEACPGKGRPAPVMQQQTLFLNGCRPNPWPYVGGKRYTGPSV from the coding sequence ATGCCCACCTCCGTTCGTCCGCGTGCCGCGCGGCCCACCGCCCCGCCCGCCGGCCGCTGGCGTTCCGCCGTCGTGGTCTGCGCGTTCCTCGTCGCCGCCGCGGTCGGCATCGGGGTCGCCCTGCAACGTCCCTCGGTCGGCGCCGAGGCGCTCGTCAGTGCCGGCTCGGCGGCCCAGCCGCCCCTGCCGGCCGCCAGGCCCGCGTCGAGCGCGCCACCCGCGTCGTCACCGTCGCCGTCGGCCTCGCCGGATCCGGTCCCGAGCACGCCGGTGCTGCGGCTGCCCGGCCCGGTGCCCGCGCACGGCCGGGGGAGCTTCGGCTACGACGACCGGACCGGCGGGGTACTGGGCCGGGCCGGGGTGCTGCGCCGGTTCCGGGTGGCGGTGGAGAACGGCTCCGGGGAGGACGCGCACGCGTTCGGTGACGCCGTGCAACGGGCCCTGACCGGCCCCGGGAGCTGGGTGGACAGCGGCCAGTTGCGGATGCAGCGGGTCGGCCCGGGCAGCCGGGCGGACTTCACGATCTACCTGGCCACCCGGGACACCGCGGGCCGGCTCTGCCGGGCCGGGGGAATCGACATCCGGGTGGGCGGGGTGCCGTACACGTCCTGCCGGGTCACCGGCAAGGTGGTGATCAACCTGGACCGGTGGCGCACCTCGGCGCCGCACCTGGTGGCTGCGAAGCTTCCGCTGGACACCTACCGGCTCTACGTCATCAACCACGAGGTCGGCCACCAACTGGGTCACCACCACGAGGCCTGCCCGGGGAAGGGGCGGCCGGCGCCGGTGATGCAGCAGCAGACCCTCTTCCTGAACGGCTGCCGGCCGAACCCGTGGCCGTACGTGGGCGGGAAGCGGTACACCGGTCCGTCGGTGTGA